In Aspergillus oryzae RIB40 DNA, chromosome 6, one genomic interval encodes:
- a CDS encoding Zn(II)2Cys6 transcription factor (predicted protein) encodes MPKRLPLSCENCRRRKIRCLGSCVPCDTCRKRGVASSCRFKRDVEHNLQPAQSEAIALQETLLRRISDLESLLVKNIEFTSMSTTQHNRSIRSPVLQNDTPLTEDELSANPASINTDGQFFTRNITTSQRGEVGSIITSQSGYVRYVPYSTSRDPDVFHSLQNQSQMEFPSHAFFCCDTPPSKQALLDMLPPFRHCDELITTFLDVFSPLFHILHDGTFRSNYTKFKQDPRNAPVSFVGLLFVTLGLAVTAIDKESPILSDLGREASPAESARSLAAKYRQATMKCLAADNFMWQHNLQTLQCLILLIYAINHAQGPAWALLGTTLNIAIAIGCHIDPGLLSLNPIEVQERRRAWAGLTMLYTIQNTCLGNLAPFNIENNVQLPADVEDEEIVADSLPTALNGIQHSSRRMHPTKMSYILFKFRLYSLASGVCALSAGKSECSPAKIQALDHEIELELQAQAERFSDQLDLPPYHQAHSFILSNYTNHLVLLLHRICLLKPEGFEDGSVTGSYEKCEQAALAILSNYETLNLRSEFSPYKWYIYGLGSFHAFLAISTLLVLFGKARTTQNSKHLILQAVQNCFQRLHENVPFSEICQRACSILDSLTPGEPYQPTPSLVFSDGVCNLESTAGFGYNEPPTMDTTTSSDSFDPSFWALPESFEEIVTNIPCEQWLSPAVFPWAGFGYNIP; translated from the coding sequence ATGCCAAAAAGGCTACCTCTCAGCTGTGAGAATTGCCGACGGAGGAAAATACGCTGCTTAGGGTCTTGTGTGCCATGTGACACCTGCCGGAAGCGCGGAGTAGCGTCGTCATGTCGGTTTAAGCGTGATGTTGAACATAATCTTCAACCAGCACAATCCGAGGCAATCGCTCTCCAGGAAACTCTTCTTCGGCGAATCTCAGATCTAGAAAGTCTACTGGTGAAAAATATTGAGTTCACCTCGATGTCCACAACTCAACATAATCGCAGTATCCGCTCGCCCGTCCTCCAAAATGATACCCCTCTGACTGAGGATGAGCTTTCTGCAAACCCGGCCTCGATCAATACCGACGGCCAATTTTTCACCCGCAATATTACTACATCTCAACGTGGTGAAGTCGGCAGTATCATTACGTCCCAATCGGGCTATGTGCGATACGTTCCTTATAGCACCTCTCGCGATCCCGACGTCTTCCATTCGCTTCAGAACCAATCTCAAATGGAATTCCCGTCCCAcgccttcttctgctgcgaTACACCTCCCAGCAAACAGGCTCTTTTAGACATGCTACCGCCGTTTCGGCACTGCGATGAACTCATCACCACGTTTCTCGACGTGTTTTCCCCGCTGTTCCACATCCTTCATGACGGGACCTTCCGATCGAATTATACCAAGTTCAAACAGGATCCTCGTAACGCTCCAGTGTCATTTGTTGGTCTGCTATTTGTGACCCTGGGGCTGGCTGTCACTGCTATCGACAAAGAAAGTCCCATTCTGTCAGATTTGGGCCGAGAGGCTTCCCCTGCGGAAAGTGCAAGGTCTTTGGCAGCAAAATACCGACAAGCGACGATGAAGTGCCTCGCTGCCGATAACTTTATGTGGCAACACAACTTGCAAACCCTACAATGCCTAATTCTGCTTATATACGCCATTAATCACGCCCAAGGTCCAGCCTGGGCTCTCCTTGGAACAACACTTAATATTGCCATCGCCATTGGGTGTCACATTGATCCGGGGCTTCTGAGCCTGAATCCCATTGAAGTCCAAGAGAGGCGACGAGCCTGGGCAGGGTTAACAATGCTTTATACCATTCAGAATACCTGTTTGGGTAATCTAGCCCCATTTAATATCGAGAACAATGTCCAACTACCGGCGGACgtggaagacgaggagattgTTGCAGATTCACTCCCTACAGCCTTAAATGGGATCCAACACTCATCAAGACGGATGCATCCCACAAAGATGTCGTATATCCTGTTCAAGTTCCGCCTCTATTCTCTGGCTTCGGGTGTATGCGCTCTGAGTGCAGGGAAATCCGAGTGCTCACCGGCCAAGATCCAGGCATTGGATCACGAAATTGAACTGGAATTGCAAGCGCAGGCAGAGCGCTTTTCGGATCAACTGGATCTCCCTCCATATCATCAGGCACATTCGTTTATTTTGAGTAACTACACCAATCACCTTGTTCTGCTCCTGCATCGAATCTGCCTCTTAAAACCGGAGGGGTTCGAAGACGGGAGCGTGACAGGTAGTTACGAAAAATGCGAACAGGCAGCTCTTGCAATCCTCTCAAACTATGAAACCCTCAATCTGCGCAGCGAATTCAGCCCTTACAAGTGGTATATTTATGGCCTAGGTTCGTTTCATGCTTTTTTAGCAATATCAACTCTGCTGGTTCTGTTTGGAAAGGCCCGGACTACACAAAATTCAAAGCACCTTATATTGCAAGCAGTGCAAAATTGCTTTCAACGACTGCACGAAAACGTTCCGTTCAGCGAGATATGTCAACGAGCTTGTTCGATACTGGACTCATTAACGCCAGGAGAACCTTACCAGCCTACCCCATCCCTTGTATTCTCTGATGGCGTGTGTAACTTGGAGAGCACAGCCGGTTTTGGATACAACGAGCCTCCGACAATGGATACCACGACTTCATCCGACAGTTTCGACCCGAGTTTCTGGGCATTGCCAGAAAGTTTCGAGGAGATTGTGACCAATATACCCTGCGAGCAATGGCTTTCTCCGGCAGTATTTCCGTGGGCAGGCTTTGGATACAACATACCATAA